A genomic window from Vitis riparia cultivar Riparia Gloire de Montpellier isolate 1030 chromosome 18, EGFV_Vit.rip_1.0, whole genome shotgun sequence includes:
- the LOC117906152 gene encoding protein GDAP2 homolog, whose amino-acid sequence MSSSASGLSHVDQEQLMEKLQIFKIQGTDRHGRKVLVIIGKYFPARVISVEVLKKYLKEKIFSQLGEKPFSVVYVHTGVQRSDNFPGISVLRSIYEAIPINVKDHIEAVYFLHPGLQARLFFATFGRFLFNGGLYQKLQYVNRLEFLWSHVRRNGLEIPEFVLDHDEELEDRPLMDYGLESDHPRTYASPTHDSPVGMYSMRCIA is encoded by the exons ATGAGTTCTTCTGCTTCTGGCCTGTCTCATGTCGATCAAGAACAACTGATGGAGAAGCTTCAGATCTTCAAGATCCAAGGTACGGATAGACACGGTCGGAAGGTTCTTGTTATCATCGGAAAGTACTTTCCCG CTCGGGTTATAAGCGTTGAGGTGTTGAAAAAGTATTTGAAGGAGAAGATTTTCTCTCAGCTGGGAGAGAAGCCGTTCTCTGTGGTGTATGTGCACACAGGTGTTCAGAGGAGCGATAACTTTCCTGGAATCTCGGTCCTCCGGTCGATCTACGAGGCCATTCCGATCAATGTTAAAGATCACATCGAGGCGGTTTACTTCCTACACCCCGGTCTGCAGGCCAGGCTCTTCTTCGCCACCTTTGGTCGTTTTCTCTTTAACGGAGG GTTATACCAGAAGCTTCAATACGTGAACAGGCTTGAGTTTCTGTGGAGCCATGTAAGGAGGAACGGACTCGAGATACCTGAGTTTGTATTGGATCACGATGAGGAACTGGAAGACCGTCCGTTGATGGACTACGGTTTGGAGAGTGATCACCCCAGAACCTACGCTTCACCAACGCATGATTCGCCGGTGGGAATGTACTCAATGAGGTGCATAGCATAG